From Medicago truncatula cultivar Jemalong A17 chromosome 7, MtrunA17r5.0-ANR, whole genome shotgun sequence, a single genomic window includes:
- the LOC25497547 gene encoding protein LONGIFOLIA 1 isoform X1, with protein MSKKGLKSMKDEKKELQKQIGCITGFFQLFDRHRFITGQRTTKYIQNASSLGVTNNGNKELDSTKQKPKEKNQKIAKEKQQFSTESSVTSVSSSSCSSSMTSYEFNGIIKTESLSTKQIQISRNPHSKVSVDFFDIVKDSMHREAKELYVKTLTKQEIKGHGYSLNQHIDSPRPVIVSKEPLHTLSRSKKAHWDSPRLSYDALKSTTRYKELPRLSLDSKQGSIRGIDEGNKARNVSNGSQRGYERNSSAMLDKIQEPETSKRSSSVVVKLMGLEALPDSTQTGRTSVCSTDKNEIIERTITGDEYKKHQSSVSPRNRRGNNSTINVKPTSRFMLEPTTPWKQSDADQNYLLQDSSKVSDSNVKASKPSLSVYGEIEKRLGELEFKKSGKDLRALKQILEAMQRFTDSSSDTGSNNASLSENSKVQSPRVQQKDFPSDFVTVEQSNSIEGSKLPIVITKPTKVTRKANNPPSTELPIPDKSRLIKCSPTNGSLICKQKAKGIGSTTKITTKPFAQQVPSADKNNYFKTSKSMQSSKSPHETNGQNTIASRRLEKKFGVERRSAPTSPSSDSTVNRRKHNSQLVELSTSSSSTSKQSSSISQDRDEYYCEMNSHWRKFKHHVNVISSDFGSNRSLATQSDIEVIHLDQSANINQNNTFEELRMESYKAAIIVTTEQPSPVSVLDAAFYKEDPPSPVKTKSNVSKNLGEALSTDDDSEENSVAKILQEFDWTDEKFINVNNIKNPDHKYISEILISSGLVSDRNSNQILHSPGHIINPKLFCSLEQMKTNKSHFNIEDDAKQISRAIGPEKMQRKLIFDVVNDILVKKLILEELEGQKLKGKKLFEELCTAIDDLQPQNRNLNFVHEDDNLLSLLWRDLKDHNTIWTNCCSEIPNMVLDIERLIFKDLITEVVSDELVNNFGCHCRKILSPY; from the exons atgtcaaaaaaaggCTTGAAATCTatgaaagatgaaaagaaagaatTGCAGAAGCAAATTGGTTGCATCACTGGATTTTTTCAGCTCTTTGATCGCCACCGTTTCATCACAGGACAACGCACTACTAAATACATTCAGAATGCATCTTCTTTAg GTGTAACCAATAATGGCAACAAAGAGCTTGATAGTACAAAGCAGAAACCAAAG GAAAAGAATCAAAAGATTGCAAAAGAGAAGCAACAATTCTCCACAGAATCATCAGTAACTTCTGTCTCTTCATCATCTTGTTCATCTAGCATGACATCCTATGAATTTAACGGAATAATTAAGACAGAATCATTGTCAAccaaacaaattcaaatttcaagaaaTCCACATTCAAAAGTATCAGTTGATTTCTTTGATATTGTCAAAGATTCAATGCATAGAGAAGCTAAAGAGTTATATGTGAAAACATTAACCAAACAAGAAATAAAGGGTCATGGTTATTCATTGAACCAACACATAGACTCTCCAAGGCCTGTTATAGTTTCGAAGGAACCATTACATACTCTTTCGAGGTCAAAAAAAGCACATTGGGACTCTCCGCGACTCTCTTATGATGCATTGAAATCTACTACAAGGTATAAGGAGCTTCCTAGGCTTTCCTTGGACAGCAAGCAAGGATCCATTCGAGGGATTGACGAAGGAAACAAGGCTCGCAACGTGTCTAATGGCTCGCAAAGAGGATATGAGAGGAACTCGAGCGCAATGCTTGATAAAATTCAAGAACCAGAAACATCGAAAAGATCGTCCAGTGTTGTGGTTAAGTTGATGGGACTAGAAGCTCTCCCGGACTCGACGCAAACTGGTCGGACTTCTGTCTGTTCCACCGATAAAAACGAGATCATAGAAAGAACTATCACAGGTGACGAATACAAGAAACACCAAAGTTCGGTGTCCCCAAGGAATAGAAGGGGCAATAATTCAACCATAAATGTGAAACCAACTTCGCGATTTATGTTAGAACCGACGACTCCTTGGAAGCAATCTGATGCAGACCAAAATTATTTGTTACAAGATTCTTCAAAGGTAAGTGATTCTAATGTAAAAGCATCAAAACCTTCTCTTTCTGTATATGGCGAAATTGAGAAAAGGTTGGGGGAACTCGAGTTCAAAAAGTCCGGAAAGGATCTTAGAGCACTTAAACAGATTCTTGAAGCAATGCAGAGATTTACAGATTCATCATCTGACACTGGAAGTAATAATGCTAGTTTAAGTGAAAATTCTAAAGTTCAAAGTCCGAGAGTACAACAAAAAGACTTTCCCTCGGATTTTGTCACGGTTGAGCAGTCGAATTCAATCGAAGGTAGTAAATTACCAATTGTCATCACGAAACCAACAAAAGTGACTAGAAAAGCCAATAATCCTCCTTCTACAGAACTGCCAATTCCTGATAAATCTCGTCTCATAAAATGTTCTCCAACAAATGGAAGTTTGATTTGCAAGCAAAAAGCTAAAGGTATTggttcaacaacaaaaattaccaCAAAACCTTTTGCTCAACAAGTTCCTTCAGCAGATAAGAATAATTActtcaaaacttcaaaatcgATGCAATCATCAAAATCTCCTCATGAGACGAATGGACAAAACACCATAGCTAGTAGAAGACTAGAGAAGAAGTTTGGAGTTGAGAGGCGTTCTGCGCCGACTAGTCCGTCATCGGATTCCACGGTTAACAGAAGAAAACATAATAGCCAACTTGTGGAGTTGTCTACTTCTTCAAGTTCAACATCAAAACAAAGTTCCTCTATTTCACAGGATAGAGATGAATATTATTGTGAGATGAATTCTCATTGGAGGAAATTTAAGCATCATGTTAATGTCATTTCTTCAGATTTTGGCAGCAACAGAAGCTTGGCCACTCAAAGTGACATAGAAGTAATTCACCTCGATCAATCAGCGAACATCAATCAAAAT AATACATTTGAAGAGTTGAGGATGGAAAGCTATAAGGCTGCTATAATTGTGACTACTGAGCAGCCAAGTCCTGTATCTGTTCTTGATGCTGCATTCTATAAGGAAGATCCACCATCTCCAGTGAAAACGAAATCGAACGTTTCAAAAAATTTAG GTGAAGCTCTTAGCACTGATGATGATAGTGAGGAAAACTCAGTTGCTAAAATTCTGCAAGAATTTGATTGGACTGATGAAAAATTCATCAATGTCAATAACATCAAGAATCCTGATCATAAGTATATATCAGAAATACTCATATCATCAGGTTTAGTCAGTGATCGAAATTCGAACCAGATACTTCATTCACCAGGTCATATCATTAACCCAAAGTTATTCTGTTCACTCGAACAAATGAAGACAAATAAGTCACATTTCAATATCGAAGATGATGCGAAGCAAATTTCTAGGGCTATTGGTcctgagaaaatgcaaagaaagCTCATATTCGATGTTGTTAATGACATTCTAGTTAAAAAACTGATATTGGAAGAGTTAGAGGGTCAAAAGCTAAAAGGGAAAAAGCTTTTTGAAGAGTTATGTACAGCGATAGATGATTTACAACCTCAAAATAGGAATCTAAACTTTGTTCATGAGGATGACAATTTGTTAAGTCTTTTGTGGAGAGATTTGAAGGATCACAACACAATTTGGACTAACTGTTGCAGCGAGATACCGAATATGGTGTTGGATATTGAGCGGTTGATCTTTAAAGATTTGATAACTGAAGTTGTGAGTGATGAACTAGTAAACAATTTTGGTTGTCATTGCAGGAAAATTCTGTCTCCTTATTAA
- the LOC25497548 gene encoding uncharacterized FCP1 homology domain-containing protein C1271.03c isoform X4 → MVVGVVKVEDTITEEIITKLPVTDEKDEEENNLCISSIGFLKKKKLIVLDLNGLLADIVSSHPKEVTPDATIARNSLFKRPFSLFKRSFSHEFLNFCFERFEVAVWSSRSKETVDSIIDYLMGDMKQMLIFTWDISHCTETAFQTVENKRKPLVCKDLRKIWDKYDPNLPWEKGYYNESNTLLLDDSPHKALLNPPYNSIFPHTFSYENQNDNSLGIER, encoded by the exons atggttGTTGGTGTAGTAAAGGTAGAAGATACTATTACTGaagaaattataacaaaattacCTGTTACtgatgaaaaagatgaagaggaaaATAATTTGTGTATTTCATCAATTggatttttgaagaagaagaagcttaTTGTTCTTGATTTAAATGGACTTCTTGCTGATATTGTTTCTTCACATCCAAAGGAGGTTACACCAGATGCAACCATAGCCAGGAACTCAT tatTCAAGAGGCCTTTTTCATTATTCAAGAGGTCTTTTTCTCATGAATTTCTGAACTTCTGCTTTGAGAGATTTGAAGTGGCTGTGTGGTCTTCACGATCAAA gGAAACTGTTGACAGTATCATTGATTATTTGATGGGAGACATGAAACAAATGTTGATTTTCACTTGG GATATATCACATTGTACTGAAACAGCTTTCCAAACTGTTGAGAACAAGCGCAAGCCACTAGTTTGTAAGGATCTAAGGAAAATTTGGGACAAGTATGATCCAAATCTTCCTTGGGAAAAGGGATATTACAATGAATCAAACACATTGCTTTTGGATGATTCTCCCCACAAGGCATTGCTTAATCCT CCATACAACTCAATCTTTCCTCATACATTCAGTTATGAGAATCAGAATGACAATTCACTAG GGATCGAACGCTAG
- the LOC25497548 gene encoding uncharacterized FCP1 homology domain-containing protein C1271.03c isoform X1, translated as MVVGVVKVEDTITEEIITKLPVTDEKDEEENNLCISSIGFLKKKKLIVLDLNGLLADIVSSHPKEVTPDATIARNSLFKRPFSLFKRSFSHEFLNFCFERFEVAVWSSRSKETVDSIIDYLMGDMKQMLIFTWDISHCTETAFQTVENKRKPLVCKDLRKIWDKYDPNLPWEKGYYNESNTLLLDDSPHKALLNPPYNSIFPHTFSYENQNDNSLAAGGDLRQYLEGLASAENMVKYVEQHPFGQERITETNEFWDFYLNVINSISACQPEK; from the exons atggttGTTGGTGTAGTAAAGGTAGAAGATACTATTACTGaagaaattataacaaaattacCTGTTACtgatgaaaaagatgaagaggaaaATAATTTGTGTATTTCATCAATTggatttttgaagaagaagaagcttaTTGTTCTTGATTTAAATGGACTTCTTGCTGATATTGTTTCTTCACATCCAAAGGAGGTTACACCAGATGCAACCATAGCCAGGAACTCAT tatTCAAGAGGCCTTTTTCATTATTCAAGAGGTCTTTTTCTCATGAATTTCTGAACTTCTGCTTTGAGAGATTTGAAGTGGCTGTGTGGTCTTCACGATCAAA gGAAACTGTTGACAGTATCATTGATTATTTGATGGGAGACATGAAACAAATGTTGATTTTCACTTGG GATATATCACATTGTACTGAAACAGCTTTCCAAACTGTTGAGAACAAGCGCAAGCCACTAGTTTGTAAGGATCTAAGGAAAATTTGGGACAAGTATGATCCAAATCTTCCTTGGGAAAAGGGATATTACAATGAATCAAACACATTGCTTTTGGATGATTCTCCCCACAAGGCATTGCTTAATCCT CCATACAACTCAATCTTTCCTCATACATTCAGTTATGAGAATCAGAATGACAATTCACTAG CTGCCGGAGGCGATCTACGCCAATATCTAGAAGGACTGGCAAGTGCTGAAAATATGGTGAAGTATGTAGAACAACATCCATTTGGTCAAGAACGGATCACTGAAACAAATGAATTTTGGGATTTTTACCTCAATGTTATCAATAGTATTTCTGCTTGTCAACCTGAAAAGTGA
- the LOC25497549 gene encoding uncharacterized FCP1 homology domain-containing protein C1271.03c: MKQKTQTLLQIDKRKKMVFSVARVEKNTIAEEIITELSVTDKKEEEENNLCSSSTEILSIGSLKKKKKLIVLDLNGLLADIVYPPPNHVKPDATIAGKALFERPFYQEFLNFCFERFDVAVWSSRMKKNVDSVIDYLMGDMKQRLVFCWDLSHCTETAFKTLENKRKPLVFKDLRKIWDKYDPNLPWEKKYYNDSNTLLLDDSPYKAFLNPPHNSIFPHTFSYENQNDNSLAADGDLRQYLDGLATAENMKTYVEQHPFGQEHITETSESWDFYFNVFISLYAYQSKKRKYGFFQL, encoded by the exons ATGAAGCAGAAAACTCAAACACTTCTTCAG aTAGATAAGAGGAAGAAAATGGTTTTTAGTGTAGCAAGGGTAGAAAAAAATACTATTGCTGAAGAAATTATAACAGAATTATCAGTTACggataaaaaagaagaagaggaaaacaaTTTGTGCAGTTCTTCAACTGAAATATTATCAATTGGaagtttgaagaagaagaagaagcttaTTGTTCTTGATTTAAATGGACTTCTTGCTGATATTGTTTATCCACCTCCAAACCATGTTAAACCAGATGCAACCATAGCCGGGAAAGCAT TATTCGAGAGGCCTTTTTATCAAGAGTTTCTGAACTTCTGCTTTGAGAGATTCGATGTGGCTGTGTGGTCTTCAAGAATGAA GAAAAATGTTGACAGTGTCATTGATTATTTAATGGGAGACATGAAACAAAGGTTGGTGTTCTGTTGG GATTTGTCACATTGTACTGAAACAGCTTTCAAAACTCTTGAGAACAAGCGCAAGCCACTAGTTTTTAAGGATTTAAGGAAAATTTGGGACAAGTATGATCCGAATCTTCCTTGGGAGAAGAAATATTACAATGACTCGAACACGTTGCTGCTGGATGATTCTCCCTACAAGGCATTCCTTAATCCT CCACACAACTCAATCTTTCCGCATACATTCAGTTATGAGAATCAGAATGACAATTCATTAG CCGCTGATGGCGATTTACGACAATATCTGGATGGACTGGCAACTGCTGAAAATATGAAGACGTATGTAGAACAACATCCATTTGGTCAAGAACATATCACTGAAACCAGCGAATCTTGGGACTTCTACTTCAATGTTTTCATTAGTCTTTATGCTTATCAatctaaaaagagaaaatatggtTTCTTTCAGTTGTAA
- the LOC25497547 gene encoding protein LONGIFOLIA 1 isoform X2 translates to MTSYEFNGIIKTESLSTKQIQISRNPHSKVSVDFFDIVKDSMHREAKELYVKTLTKQEIKGHGYSLNQHIDSPRPVIVSKEPLHTLSRSKKAHWDSPRLSYDALKSTTRYKELPRLSLDSKQGSIRGIDEGNKARNVSNGSQRGYERNSSAMLDKIQEPETSKRSSSVVVKLMGLEALPDSTQTGRTSVCSTDKNEIIERTITGDEYKKHQSSVSPRNRRGNNSTINVKPTSRFMLEPTTPWKQSDADQNYLLQDSSKVSDSNVKASKPSLSVYGEIEKRLGELEFKKSGKDLRALKQILEAMQRFTDSSSDTGSNNASLSENSKVQSPRVQQKDFPSDFVTVEQSNSIEGSKLPIVITKPTKVTRKANNPPSTELPIPDKSRLIKCSPTNGSLICKQKAKGIGSTTKITTKPFAQQVPSADKNNYFKTSKSMQSSKSPHETNGQNTIASRRLEKKFGVERRSAPTSPSSDSTVNRRKHNSQLVELSTSSSSTSKQSSSISQDRDEYYCEMNSHWRKFKHHVNVISSDFGSNRSLATQSDIEVIHLDQSANINQNNTFEELRMESYKAAIIVTTEQPSPVSVLDAAFYKEDPPSPVKTKSNVSKNLGEALSTDDDSEENSVAKILQEFDWTDEKFINVNNIKNPDHKYISEILISSGLVSDRNSNQILHSPGHIINPKLFCSLEQMKTNKSHFNIEDDAKQISRAIGPEKMQRKLIFDVVNDILVKKLILEELEGQKLKGKKLFEELCTAIDDLQPQNRNLNFVHEDDNLLSLLWRDLKDHNTIWTNCCSEIPNMVLDIERLIFKDLITEVVSDELVNNFGCHCRKILSPY, encoded by the exons ATGACATCCTATGAATTTAACGGAATAATTAAGACAGAATCATTGTCAAccaaacaaattcaaatttcaagaaaTCCACATTCAAAAGTATCAGTTGATTTCTTTGATATTGTCAAAGATTCAATGCATAGAGAAGCTAAAGAGTTATATGTGAAAACATTAACCAAACAAGAAATAAAGGGTCATGGTTATTCATTGAACCAACACATAGACTCTCCAAGGCCTGTTATAGTTTCGAAGGAACCATTACATACTCTTTCGAGGTCAAAAAAAGCACATTGGGACTCTCCGCGACTCTCTTATGATGCATTGAAATCTACTACAAGGTATAAGGAGCTTCCTAGGCTTTCCTTGGACAGCAAGCAAGGATCCATTCGAGGGATTGACGAAGGAAACAAGGCTCGCAACGTGTCTAATGGCTCGCAAAGAGGATATGAGAGGAACTCGAGCGCAATGCTTGATAAAATTCAAGAACCAGAAACATCGAAAAGATCGTCCAGTGTTGTGGTTAAGTTGATGGGACTAGAAGCTCTCCCGGACTCGACGCAAACTGGTCGGACTTCTGTCTGTTCCACCGATAAAAACGAGATCATAGAAAGAACTATCACAGGTGACGAATACAAGAAACACCAAAGTTCGGTGTCCCCAAGGAATAGAAGGGGCAATAATTCAACCATAAATGTGAAACCAACTTCGCGATTTATGTTAGAACCGACGACTCCTTGGAAGCAATCTGATGCAGACCAAAATTATTTGTTACAAGATTCTTCAAAGGTAAGTGATTCTAATGTAAAAGCATCAAAACCTTCTCTTTCTGTATATGGCGAAATTGAGAAAAGGTTGGGGGAACTCGAGTTCAAAAAGTCCGGAAAGGATCTTAGAGCACTTAAACAGATTCTTGAAGCAATGCAGAGATTTACAGATTCATCATCTGACACTGGAAGTAATAATGCTAGTTTAAGTGAAAATTCTAAAGTTCAAAGTCCGAGAGTACAACAAAAAGACTTTCCCTCGGATTTTGTCACGGTTGAGCAGTCGAATTCAATCGAAGGTAGTAAATTACCAATTGTCATCACGAAACCAACAAAAGTGACTAGAAAAGCCAATAATCCTCCTTCTACAGAACTGCCAATTCCTGATAAATCTCGTCTCATAAAATGTTCTCCAACAAATGGAAGTTTGATTTGCAAGCAAAAAGCTAAAGGTATTggttcaacaacaaaaattaccaCAAAACCTTTTGCTCAACAAGTTCCTTCAGCAGATAAGAATAATTActtcaaaacttcaaaatcgATGCAATCATCAAAATCTCCTCATGAGACGAATGGACAAAACACCATAGCTAGTAGAAGACTAGAGAAGAAGTTTGGAGTTGAGAGGCGTTCTGCGCCGACTAGTCCGTCATCGGATTCCACGGTTAACAGAAGAAAACATAATAGCCAACTTGTGGAGTTGTCTACTTCTTCAAGTTCAACATCAAAACAAAGTTCCTCTATTTCACAGGATAGAGATGAATATTATTGTGAGATGAATTCTCATTGGAGGAAATTTAAGCATCATGTTAATGTCATTTCTTCAGATTTTGGCAGCAACAGAAGCTTGGCCACTCAAAGTGACATAGAAGTAATTCACCTCGATCAATCAGCGAACATCAATCAAAAT AATACATTTGAAGAGTTGAGGATGGAAAGCTATAAGGCTGCTATAATTGTGACTACTGAGCAGCCAAGTCCTGTATCTGTTCTTGATGCTGCATTCTATAAGGAAGATCCACCATCTCCAGTGAAAACGAAATCGAACGTTTCAAAAAATTTAG GTGAAGCTCTTAGCACTGATGATGATAGTGAGGAAAACTCAGTTGCTAAAATTCTGCAAGAATTTGATTGGACTGATGAAAAATTCATCAATGTCAATAACATCAAGAATCCTGATCATAAGTATATATCAGAAATACTCATATCATCAGGTTTAGTCAGTGATCGAAATTCGAACCAGATACTTCATTCACCAGGTCATATCATTAACCCAAAGTTATTCTGTTCACTCGAACAAATGAAGACAAATAAGTCACATTTCAATATCGAAGATGATGCGAAGCAAATTTCTAGGGCTATTGGTcctgagaaaatgcaaagaaagCTCATATTCGATGTTGTTAATGACATTCTAGTTAAAAAACTGATATTGGAAGAGTTAGAGGGTCAAAAGCTAAAAGGGAAAAAGCTTTTTGAAGAGTTATGTACAGCGATAGATGATTTACAACCTCAAAATAGGAATCTAAACTTTGTTCATGAGGATGACAATTTGTTAAGTCTTTTGTGGAGAGATTTGAAGGATCACAACACAATTTGGACTAACTGTTGCAGCGAGATACCGAATATGGTGTTGGATATTGAGCGGTTGATCTTTAAAGATTTGATAACTGAAGTTGTGAGTGATGAACTAGTAAACAATTTTGGTTGTCATTGCAGGAAAATTCTGTCTCCTTATTAA
- the LOC25497548 gene encoding uncharacterized FCP1 homology domain-containing protein C1271.03c isoform X3, translated as MVVGVVKVEDTITEEIITKLPVTDEKDEEENNLCISSIGFLKKKKLIVLDLNGLLADIVSSHPKEVTPDATIARNSLFKRPFSLFKRSFSHEFLNFCFERFEVAVWSSRSKETVDSIIDYLMGDMKQMLIFTWDISHCTETAFQTVENKRKPLVCKDLRKIWDKYDPNLPWEKGYYNESNTLLLDDSPHKALLNPPYNSIFPHTFSYENQNDNSLVLQGSNARTPV; from the exons atggttGTTGGTGTAGTAAAGGTAGAAGATACTATTACTGaagaaattataacaaaattacCTGTTACtgatgaaaaagatgaagaggaaaATAATTTGTGTATTTCATCAATTggatttttgaagaagaagaagcttaTTGTTCTTGATTTAAATGGACTTCTTGCTGATATTGTTTCTTCACATCCAAAGGAGGTTACACCAGATGCAACCATAGCCAGGAACTCAT tatTCAAGAGGCCTTTTTCATTATTCAAGAGGTCTTTTTCTCATGAATTTCTGAACTTCTGCTTTGAGAGATTTGAAGTGGCTGTGTGGTCTTCACGATCAAA gGAAACTGTTGACAGTATCATTGATTATTTGATGGGAGACATGAAACAAATGTTGATTTTCACTTGG GATATATCACATTGTACTGAAACAGCTTTCCAAACTGTTGAGAACAAGCGCAAGCCACTAGTTTGTAAGGATCTAAGGAAAATTTGGGACAAGTATGATCCAAATCTTCCTTGGGAAAAGGGATATTACAATGAATCAAACACATTGCTTTTGGATGATTCTCCCCACAAGGCATTGCTTAATCCT CCATACAACTCAATCTTTCCTCATACATTCAGTTATGAGAATCAGAATGACAATTCACTAG TTTTGCAGGGATCGAACGCTAGAACTCCTGTATAG
- the LOC25497548 gene encoding uncharacterized FCP1 homology domain-containing protein C1271.03c isoform X2, with protein sequence MVVGVVKKKKLIVLDLNGLLADIVSSHPKEVTPDATIARNSLFKRPFSLFKRSFSHEFLNFCFERFEVAVWSSRSKETVDSIIDYLMGDMKQMLIFTWDISHCTETAFQTVENKRKPLVCKDLRKIWDKYDPNLPWEKGYYNESNTLLLDDSPHKALLNPPYNSIFPHTFSYENQNDNSLAAGGDLRQYLEGLASAENMVKYVEQHPFGQERITETNEFWDFYLNVINSISACQPEK encoded by the exons atggttGTTGGTGTAGTAAAG aagaagaagcttaTTGTTCTTGATTTAAATGGACTTCTTGCTGATATTGTTTCTTCACATCCAAAGGAGGTTACACCAGATGCAACCATAGCCAGGAACTCAT tatTCAAGAGGCCTTTTTCATTATTCAAGAGGTCTTTTTCTCATGAATTTCTGAACTTCTGCTTTGAGAGATTTGAAGTGGCTGTGTGGTCTTCACGATCAAA gGAAACTGTTGACAGTATCATTGATTATTTGATGGGAGACATGAAACAAATGTTGATTTTCACTTGG GATATATCACATTGTACTGAAACAGCTTTCCAAACTGTTGAGAACAAGCGCAAGCCACTAGTTTGTAAGGATCTAAGGAAAATTTGGGACAAGTATGATCCAAATCTTCCTTGGGAAAAGGGATATTACAATGAATCAAACACATTGCTTTTGGATGATTCTCCCCACAAGGCATTGCTTAATCCT CCATACAACTCAATCTTTCCTCATACATTCAGTTATGAGAATCAGAATGACAATTCACTAG CTGCCGGAGGCGATCTACGCCAATATCTAGAAGGACTGGCAAGTGCTGAAAATATGGTGAAGTATGTAGAACAACATCCATTTGGTCAAGAACGGATCACTGAAACAAATGAATTTTGGGATTTTTACCTCAATGTTATCAATAGTATTTCTGCTTGTCAACCTGAAAAGTGA